The Procambarus clarkii isolate CNS0578487 chromosome 37, FALCON_Pclarkii_2.0, whole genome shotgun sequence nucleotide sequence GGGCTGGCTGTTGTTTGAGGTGTTGAGGAGCTGGCTTTTGTTTGAGGAGTCGTGGAGCTGGCTTTTGTTTGAGGGGCTGGCTGTTGTTTGAGGGGCTGGCTTTTGTTTAAGGGGCTGGCTTTTGTTTGAGGGGCTGGCTTTTGTTTGAGGAGCTGGCTTTTGTTTGAGGGGCTGGCTTTTGTTTGAGGGGCTGGCTTTTGTTTGAGGGGCTGGCTTTTGTTTGAGGGGCTGGCTTTTGTTTGAGGGGCTGGCTTTTGTTTGAGGAGCTGGCTTTTGTTTGAGGGGCTGGCTGTTGTTTGAGGTGTTGAGGAGCTGGCTTTTGTTTAAGGAGTCGTGGAGCTGGCTTTTGTTTGCATTACAAATGGGTTGCTTTTATTTGCGATACTCTGAGTAACTGGGTTAAGCAAGAGAGGTTACCAGTATATTATTGGTCACTGGTGGACTGGCTACGTCGTGCGTACGACGTTCTCCGTGGGTAGATCTTAACGGAATGTCAGAAGAGGGCGACGTGTGTAGGTTGCTGGAGTGTCGGATGAGGGAGGGTGATACGGATGATGTGCCGGATGAGGGAGGATGCATGCGATGCGTGTGCGCCAGGTGAAGGAGGGTCATGAGGTATTACGAGTGCCGGGCGAGGAATTCCGTGTGGGTGACACTAGGCGCCAACTGGCGGCCACGAGTGACACTTCGTGGTGCCTGGGTCGCCACCTGGCGCTGCATGCCTCAGTCACCTGTCGACCCCCGAGGCGAAGGACACGCGCCCCTCCGCCCTCTCTGCGTTGACCTTGTGTTCACATGTTGTTCACATAGTGCTCACTAGTGAGCAGCTGCGGCGAAGACTGGTGTTAGTGAATTAAAACATTCTCCTGAGGTCGTGTGCTCACTAGTATAATTATATGTAAATTACCAAAATCGCATGAACATATCAATTCAGAAACTCTGCATTCCAGAGTATTTGTggaaaattaattaatttaaacaTAAAAGTACTGGAAATATTAAGTGTTGGCTGGAGTCTTGGTGGGTGACCACGATACGTCAACACAGCTGGTCGCCAAGGTGCCGGGATCCAGTACGCCGATAACTGTAGGGTGAGGTCTGCCCCCCCTCACCAGCCCTCACAGACTGGTGAggtctgccccccccctcaccagcccTCACAGACTGGTGAGGTCTGCCCCCCCTCACCAGCCCTCACAGACTGGTGAGGTCTGCCCCCCCCTCACCAGCCCTCACAGACTGGTGAGGTCTGCTCCTCATTAGAGCACCAGCCCTCACAGACTGGTGAGGCCTGCTCTTCactagggcaccagccctcacagACTGGTGAGGTCTGCTCTTCactagggcaccagccctcacagACTGGTGAGGCCTGCTCCTCACTAGGGCACCAGCTCTCACAGACTGGTGAGGCCTGCTCTTCactagggcaccagccctcacagACTGGTGAGGTCTGCTCTTCACTAGGGGCACCAGCCCTCACAGACTGGTGAGGTCTGCTCTTCactagggcaccagccctcacagACTGGTGAGGCCTGCTCCTCACTAGGGCACCAGCTCTCACAGACTGGTGAGGCCTGCTCTTCactagggcaccagccctcacagACTGGTGAGGCCTGCTCTTCactagggcaccagccctcacagACTGGTGAGGCCTGCTCCTCACAAGGGCACCAGCTCTCACAGACTGGTGAGGTCTGCTCCTCACTAAGGCACCAGCTCTCACAGACTGATGAGGTCTGCTCCTCACTAAGGCACCAGCCCTCACAGACTGGTGAGGTCTGCTCCTCACTAAGGCACCAGCCCTCACAGACTGGTGAGGTCTGCTCCTCACTAGGGCACCAGCCCTTCACAGACTGGTGAGGCGTGCTCGTcagtccagccccccccccccccactctggcCGAGCCGCGCGGCGGCCAAGAGAGCAgcgccgcccaccacacacccggcCGCCACCCTCACAGGACTGCCCGCGCGCTTACACTTCCCGCCTCCTCACCATAATTGAGGCCATGGGCTAGGCTGCCAGAAttaccatcatcatcatcggcaaacaccaatacactgattATATTACTAAacccagatatatatatactaccCTAATAGCCGTTCTAATTTGACAAAACCGGTTAGTTTGTAGAGGAGTAATTGAATATGCTACAAGAACCGGTCTTTTGAAGTTTGGTGCGTAAACGCGTATGATGGCAGTCCCCTGACACCATGGCAGACGTCGCAATAAGTGAGGCGAGTCAGTCGCTGGCGAACCTTGTAGCCCACGATGACCCAATGGACGCCGGTAGTGCCGCCCTCGTCTCCACCACCAAGCCCGCCAGGAAGCCTCGCATCAGGAGAGTCAAGGACCCCGACCCCTAAagcaaggagaggaagggaagagacTACAGGGAATTCTATGGCCAACAAGCCACCCCAGCACAAGGACTACCTctcacagcagagggccaagagaCTAGGGAAGCCAAGGCCGAAGGGAAAGAATGATGGAATAAGAGGTAAGGAGAGAGCAAAGCAAAGGGAATCAAGCAACGACAAAGTGAATGAAGATTCCGTGGAAGCCAGAGACGCTTCTAGGATACCATCAGCTGGCAGCAATACCAGTAAGGATGAAGGAATTAGTAGCAATACCGAGAAAGATGAGGACTTTGAACTGGAAGGAGAAAGTGAAATAAAAACTGTGACTAAAGAAGCAGATGATATAGAAGATGACGAAGGACGAGGAAGTATTAACGGCGACGAGGAAGTTCTTCATCCAGACCATCAATCGGACGCGGAAGCTGCCGCCGCTGGTGAACCCAACGCGGAACACGACGCCGACAACACCGATGAAAACACACAGGAAGATCCACCGGACAACAATCTGGACGAGTCAGAAACCGTAAATATAGATCCTGAAGCTGAAGATCCCGGGGAGAAGGCCGAAGACATGCCGAACGACATCGAAGAGGATAACACAGGTTATCAAGGAGATATGGACGAGCCAAACTCTTTAGCCACCAGTTTTCAGGGGTCCTTGGGCCTCTCTAGCGATGCAGGTCTCGGTGCCATTGCGGATACGGCAGTGCCAGAGAACAGTGAGAACGCAGAACCAAGCAGTGAGAACGCAGAACCAAGCAGTGAGAACGCAGAACCAAGCAATGAGAACGCAGAACCAAGCAGTGAGAACGCAGAACCAAGCAAGTGAGAACGCAGAACCAAGCAATGAGAACGCAGAACCAAGCAATGAGAACGCAGAACCAAGCAAGTGAGGAACAAGCCAATGAGGCAACAGAAAACTTCGAAGTAGACACTGATTTAGCCGGTGAGGCGGAAGAGACCAACGATGAGGCTAACCCAGTGACAGCGAGTGTTGAGGAGCAAGCAGAGGCCTTAGAAGCAGCAGGAAATGATAGTCAAGATAATGACAGTGAAGAGAAGATCGCAGATgaaggtgaggaaggtggtgaggcaAATAATATTGAAGCTGCTGATGATGGTGAACCAGGCGATAAAGAAGCAATTGTTGATGATAGTGGAGCGGGAAATAATGAGCCAATTGATGGTGGTGAAGTTGTGGATAATGAGCCAACTGATGATGTTGGTGAAGCATTGGATAATGAACCCACAATTGATGATGGTGAAGCAGAGGCTGTTGAAGCGACAGTTGATGGTGAAGAAAATGCATCATCAGAGAACAACGAAACAGTTGTAGCTGAAGAGGAGAAAGATGGGGAAGCGGGCGAGGGAAACAGTCCGGTAAACCCAGAGGTGCCGGACTCCAGTGAGGTCCAGGCTGAGTCAGACTTGCCGGAGGCGGCGTCAGACGCACCAGCTAATGAAGACCCAAGTCTATCACAACAACCGCTAAATGAAGAGGAAGAAATCAAAGAAATACCAGCCATTGCCAAGATTCCTGGCACGTACAGAggaaaaagaaagcttgcagctaaaAGTCTAACTCAAGAACCGGAGGTCAAGAAGTCAACACAGATAAAACAGAACGACAGGAGCAAAATAATGACAAACAGGAAACCTATTTCTTGGAGGCCAATGCCTGTTCAGTCTTCGACTCGGCCAGAAGTAAACAAACCAAAGAACAATAAATTACCTTCAAGGTTCAAAGCAAAACATCTCAAACCAGAACAGGAACCAACGATAAAGATTGAAGAATATCACAACGGTGGAACACCCGGCAATACGTTAGAATTGCCTCCGGTCAACATTCCCGTCGAAGGAGGCGACAATTCACCATTGGCACTAAACACCTTCAGATCAGAGGGCCACCTTTTAGACGATAAACCTCAAGCAGATGAAGATTCGACCACCGTAACGAAAGCGGAATCAATGCCGGAGATCCGTTACCAGGACATAACACGACCCAACACCGCCGGCACCAAAAACAAGACACTTAAACGCAAAAGAGCCAAATCGAAGATATCATCGGACCTCAAGAAGTCTGTGAAAGGCCAGGAGGGCTCTACCAGCGAGGTCTGGGTCCCGGAGGAGGAGAAACTCTACGTCTACTCCTACAGTTCTCAGCCCAGACTTCTACACGTCCGACGGATGGCCGCGGGCCGGGTGGCCACCACGCACCAGTGGGATCACGACCCTAACTCCTCTTTCAGACTTAAAATCAGGTAAGACTGCGTTATTATACCTGTTTGTGTCGTCAGGGGAGGTGATAGTCACATGTGGTCGTTGTCTGGGGTGGCCGCTGTTGTGGTGTCCAGAGGTGACCACAACAGCGGCCAGTCATGAGAGATATGTCACGGTTGTCAGTGTCATGAGAGATATGTCACGGTTGTCAGTGTCATGAGAGATATGTCACGGTTGTCAGTGTCATGAGAGATATGTCACGGTTGTCAGTGTCATGAGAGATATGTCACGGTTGTCAGTGTCATGAGAGATATGTCACGGTTGTCAGTGTCATGAGAGATATGTCACGGTTGTCAGTGTCATGAGAGATATGTCACGGTGGTCAGTGTCATGAGAGATATGTCACGGTTGTCAGTGTCATGAGAGATATGTCACGGTTGTCAGTGTCATGAGAGATACCATCGAGTCCACTGTCATGTTTACCTTGTCATAAATAAGTTATTGttttaattacgttatttttaatCGTTGAGTAATTATCAAGGTCCTTGTTATAGAGATTAGTTTTCTAtggtatctggaaagtattttacTGGTTCTGAAATTTCTTTTCCTTACAATTCATTCCCTCGCCTTGTGGATCTCTTGCATGTTATCAACCGTGGCTACTCTCGGGCCTAAAGAATTTTTTCTatcatccttatcctgatcccgacAAGTTACCGTGTGCTGAACCTTCTCTTCACATCTAAACACACAAACTCTCACTAATGCCCTTCGTCCTCTTGATGGAAAATTTGTCTTTTAAGAAATTGGATAGTAATCAAGCGCTTACTGCTCCTTCTGCTTGTCCTCTCCAGTACTTTGATAAAACTGGCCacgacagacttaaggaacacaaaagtaGTGTTAAATCTCCAGATATAaacaacaatcgacttgagaatggtccaggacggaccgaaacgtcgtcgtcccttcaccttctagtgtgtggtctggtcaacatactttagccacgttattgtgactcgtcgtctgcataaACAATGCTGTCTCCTGTCATGTTTAGCACTCTTAATAACCCCATAGACtggtagccacgttattgtgactcgtcgcctgcataaaCAATGCTGTCTCCTGTCATGTTTAGCACTCTTAATAACCCCATAGACTGCTCTTTTAAATTAATCTGAACTTTTCTACACTTGGCACACACCGCCTTGTCGAGTCGGCTCTGATAAACAACATGTTCAACACGAGTCTTACTCCTGGCCTTGGTGCTGTTGACTCGTGgctttccctggaaacacaaaccgaaactgtccctattttccgcttgttacaacttgtaataaagttgatacatcttggcttaacgtcttTATGACGTATTATaacgttgttacaacgtgctatattggttgttataactggttaggtggtggtaaaatttcttcgaacgttgtagcaacgttgtagtttcggtgtgtgtttggcgggttctcAGTATATAGTTAGAGGCTCTAACAACCTCAACAGACTTGATCTGACCTTAGCTTTACCCTCTTTTGGCTCTCTTTCCTTGTTCCTATCTTCCTTTCTCTCTTGTCTCTTATTTCACCTTcatttggccttctgcagttttcttcATTCCTATTAACGCCTATGGCATACGTCTTCATTCTCAAAGAGAAGGAAGTATTACGAATGGTATTACGTATCACGAGACCTCCATCCCGGGCAAAGAAAGTGCCAGAGTGGCACTTTCTTTGCCACTCTTCACACAACTTGATCATTGTCCAAGACGGACCCGAACCTCGTCACGTCCTGCATCTTCAGATGTACGGGTCGGGTGTCTTAATGTTCAACCCTGCTATAGTGACTCACTGTCTGCATTGGTCATATACACCAATAACTGGAAGTATTAGAATACAAGAATATACAAAAAAACGCGTGAATATTTGATTGTATGATAGCCATGTTTGATAAGAGTGTGGTAAGTGTTTTATAAGACTCTCAAATTGTAGTCGCTCCAAATGGTGTAGATAAAAAGTTATATACAAGAAATAATTCTTTAAGAGGTGTGTAAGAAAGGAGGTGCAGTTTGTACCACGTTCCTGTAATTATCTGGCCTCCTTGGCTTGCTGATTACGTCGCTTTCACGttttatttctgttttttttatGGTTTATTGTCTATTGTCAATTATAGTATTAACCAGGCAGGTGTTCCGGGAAAGGGTTAGCGAGGTAGGACACGAACATTGGAAAATGCAGTCACGCACTTTCGTCTGCAGGCACCACGGCACTGTTTTAACGTATGTCAGACCTGTTCTCGAGTATGCAGAAACGGCGCCACGAACACGTcattaaaaacacacacacacacacaagacttgtTACACACATAGGACAAACCTGCAGATATATGTTCTGCatatattttcacacacacattttcgcgcgcgcgcgcgcacacacacacacacacacacacacacacacacacacacacacacacacacacacacacacacacacacacacacacacacacctgttgattgacggttgagaggcgggaccaaagagccagagctcaacccccgcaaacacaactaggtgactaggtgagtacacactcacacacacacacacacacacacacacacacacacacacacacacacacacacacacacacacacacacacacacacacacacctgttgattgacggttgagaggcgggaccaaagagccagagctcaacccccgcaaacacaactaggtgactaggtgagtacacactcacacacacacacacactcacacacacacacacacacacacactcacacacacacacaccacacacacacacacacacacacacacacacacacacacacacacacacacacacacacacacacacacacacacacacacacacacacactcacacacacgccacTTAACAGCAGCCTTAGGTGGCAAGAACCCAAAGAAATATAACAACCTATAAACAGAATACATCAATAACCACCAGACTGACGTACAGCTACAACCAGAAACCAATATTGATGAGTAATTACCTCAGATTCCACAACCATATCTCTCCCCCCTCCCAGCTACACCTACCCCGGCCTCTCTAACAATCATctctgctaccccccccccccccctcctccactcaTCAGCTCGTCTCCCTAAACTCATCTTCACCAAGAGATGCAGTTAAGTGTGAGGAATTAGATGAggaagacgatgagtcacaataacgtggctgaagtatgttgaccagaccacacactagaaggtgaagggacgacgacgtttcggtccgtcctggaccattctcaagtcgattgtctagaTGAGGAAGCTTCCTTCGCCTGAGGAAGCTTCCTTCGCCTGAGGAAGCTTCCTTCGCCTGAGGAAGCTTCCTTCACCTGAGGAAGCTTCCTTCGCCTGAGGAAGCTTCCTTCGCCTGAGGAAGCTTCCTTCGCCTGAGGAAGCTTCCTTCGCCTGAGGAAGCTTCCTTCGCCTGAGGAAGCTGGCCACGACGAAGCTGTCGAAGGCAGTTCCCTCGAGAGGGCTTCCTGACCCTCACAGCGGGATGTGTCTTAGTGTTGCGGAGTGTCTCGGTGATACACGTGTCTTGTGTTGTGGACACAATATGTATCTTATGGAGATACACGAGGGGGAAGGTCCTGGTAACATTCTACACAGTAAGGCACTCTGCCTCTCACCTGTAATTCACACAGTTACTATTCTTCCTTTTAGGTTATAACATGAACAGTAGCATTCTAATGCGACTTCAATTGAAAACTTGCAATACTTTAATAGTTACACCTTAATATCGATAAACGTTTTCTCTGGACTATTTGTATTTTGACTAAAATGTAGTTGACCGAATATTTCTAATTTAATACGATCACAGCCTCGTCAAACGACCAATTTAGATTCTTTAGAAACATGTTTGAAATGGTTTTTTTTCTGTCTTAACAAAGAGCCGTTATTCTTTATAGATAATTAGAGACGCATTGATAAAACTGGTGATTATTTCTCTAATTCCTTTCTTACTCTAATGTCTGCCTGACAACTGCctgaggggcctgacggctgagtggacagcgctcgggattcgtagtcctgaggttcctggtTCGATCTCAggttgaggcggaaacaaatgggcagagttttttcaccctgatgccactgttcacctagcagtaaataggtacctaggagttggacagctgctacgggctgctgcttcctagacgggggggggggggtgtaacaaaaaaggaggcctggtcgaggaccgggccgtggggacgctaagccccgaaatcatctcaagataacctcaagataagatgtccTCTAATAACCGACTGTAAAATGAATTACATGAAAATGCAACTTAACTTGCAAAGTCTTTGCTAAAGTACTCTTTGATTCAGAACATATTTGTCTTTCCTTCTCGTTTAgctataataaaaatatatttaaatgcATGAGGTCTTTTGGCTCTTTACCCATCTCACTGAGATATAAAACTACCTTTCACAGCACATTACTATTCTGCTGTACCACATGTGAGACTGTGGAATCTTCGGTTGGTAAACTATTGCCTTCGCCTGACTTAGAGTACCGCTCCTCTGCCTTAAACTTAAACTGCCTTAAACTGAAAGACTCTCGTGTACCTGGTGATAGGTAAACAAAGCCGTTCTAGAtactaaggaaagatgtacaggtttcgtaagtggttgtatGAATGATAAACGGTAACCCTGGCCAGTGAGTTCATTGTTAATTATGAGGGGAAAGCACTAAGGCAGTATGACTAAAGGATCATAAGGACTAAAAGTATGAGGACCAGATCCTCATGACCCTACCAGATCATGAGGATGAGCAACCGGTATATGGAAATGGAGGATTGAAGGGTTTCCAACTACTTGGACCATTGGGGGATcgagcgccgacctgcatgaagtgaggctgtgattgtgctgaacacACACAAGCAGCACCCGTGGAGTGTAACAGTCTCGCTACGAGAGACCTTCCAGGAGATGGAACAACTATGGAACAAGAGGCATCGCGAAAGATTTCCAATTGACGACATCCTACCGACAGGCAGAGCCCAGGAGTTGAAGCTTGACCTGTAAACCATCAtcctcgctccccccccccccattcactcTGCCCCTCCAAGGTGGTGGAAGCATTCTTCACTAATACATGAGCGGAGATATTGATCAATCACACTCCTGCCAAGACTgtactttctcctgccacaaggTATGGTTACTGACACACACATGTGTCACGTGTTACCAGTATGTGTCACTCGACGGCTTGGTATGTGTCTCGCCAACAGGTGCCCCCTTGGCCTGAGTGGTATGTGTCCAGCCACATGAGTCCAGCACATGAGTCCATCAACCGTTTGGTATGTGTCCAGCCAACAGGCATTCTTGACCTGAGGGATACATATGTCCAGACAAAAGATGCCTTTGACCCGAGTGTCATGTGTCCAGCCAGCATGTACTCGCGGGTTGCGTGTGAGTGCTCAGGCGCCGTGTCCACACGTGACAACCTCACAAAAATGTTTTGCCACTTTAGAAAGCAATTGGATGAAAATTggttactctgtgtgtgtgtgtgtgtgtgcgtgtgcgtgtgcgtgggtgcgtgggtgcgtgcgtgGGTGCCTGTGCGAGCGTGCGCGCGAGCGTGGgtgcgtgggtgcgtgcgtgtgcgctcgCTCCTGTGCAGTTTATAATTTATGATAATTACTTCAAATTAACATTATACCCCTTGGATATCATCCGTCGATATCAATACTTTTGTAATCGTAATAGATCAAACAGCCTTAACAAGTTATCAAAAGAATAACAAACGTGATATTATCATCGACTAATCATTTACTCGTGTTAAGAGAGGGAAGGTGACATTCCCTCCTCAGATACACCAAAGTGGATTCATACCCCGATCATCAGTCAGTCTCGTAAGTCATGCGGTGATCGTGGGTCGTAACTTACGAAGAGGACCTTGCGTGC carries:
- the LOC123765835 gene encoding uncharacterized protein; translated protein: MTQWTPVVPPSSPPPSPPGSLASGESRTPTPKARRGREETTGNSMANKPPQHKDYLSQQRAKRLGKPRPKGKNDGIRGKERAKQRESSNDKVNEDSVEARDASRIPSAGSNTSKDEGISSNTEKDEDFELEGESEIKTVTKEADDIEDDEGRGSINGDEEVLHPDHQSDAEAAAAGEPNAEHDADNTDENTQEDPPDNNLDESETVNIDPEAEDPGEKAEDMPNDIEEDNTGYQGDMDEPNSLATSFQGSLGLSSDAGLGAIADTAVPENSENAEPSSENAEPSSENAEPSNENAEPSSENAEPSNEEQANEATENFEVDTDLAGEAEETNDEANPVTASVEEQAEALEAAGNDSQDNDSEEKIADEGEEGGEANNIEAADDGEPGDKEAIVDDSGAGNNEPIDGGEVVDNEPTDDVGEALDNEPTIDDGEAEAVEATVDGEENASSENNETVVAEEEKDGEAGEGNSPVNPEVPDSSEVQAESDLPEAASDAPANEDPSLSQQPLNEEEEIKEIPAIAKIPGTYRGKRKLAAKSLTQEPEVKKSTQIKQNDRSKIMTNRKPISWRPMPVQSSTRPEVNKPKNNKLPSRFKAKHLKPEQEPTIKIEEYHNGGTPGNTLELPPVNIPVEGGDNSPLALNTFRSEGHLLDDKPQADEDSTTVTKAESMPEIRYQDITRPNTAGTKNKTLKRKRAKSKISSDLKKSVKGQEGSTSEVWVPEEEKLYVYSYSSQPRLLHVRRMAAGRVATTHQWDHDPNSSFRLKIRGNGNPMYDRRVVRGSNYAKRLDSDDHPKWNPYFTNARSLEQHEQMEPEMQHQHQRRQEFREKLEARARLRRDNPGAGVGSLYASHAASGRHYPRSHALVQTENYYEPLERPPESEAEGADGVLGRGGGGAPRHVPLPTRGRRPHPGLRVRAGRHRRGGGDGGGAGESHGEGGGAGGAAGGAGRGLQDQPDRHGFSPRPRQACGRQR